The following coding sequences are from one Enterococcus sp. 4G2_DIV0659 window:
- a CDS encoding SpaH/EbpB family LPXTG-anchored major pilin: MLKRRLRNVWSLLMIFVLMVPLGFSLFSSQAEAVTQKPTEGKLFIHKLKFGGAQDLPLITGDGGQLSELPSGAAPSPDVEFAVVSLKRSKLSSSPSQAEALAYYNSVKNNPNIPQTTGKTDAAGIFETKTLPADKYLVVELTSELGATKIAAPVVVSLPTMTTDGSAWNNQVHIYTKNAVTLGAAKTQKLTEDNQPLIGATFSLYKKGLAGQADTLVQADLVSHSDGYTDVIGNLVVGDYYFIETNAPDNFLLNGRKVDFSIKPENHAYDESGALDETKVVSTSLLNYLKPSLSGERLTDESTDIGQTVTWKVTTDVPKNITEYTKYVITNTLESHLTYIGNIIVTLDGVQLNPSYYKVIESNGVITIIFIEELFPGSKEQLASGNKLTITFDTTINHTAVPGTPISNNSILTVNNGYVDATTTQPTPPTVETGGRKFLKVNSSQKPLANAEFVIYKNATEKENNGYKGPLYLKKNNDKTITWVKEKNEATVLTSDQEGKFEAYGLGYGSYFLEETKAPSGYNLLTEDKKFTIDKKSYSDEAQLVILNTTAPTIPITGSIGTILFFVLGLVLMGLAFLLHRKKYSHA; encoded by the coding sequence ATGTTAAAGAGACGTTTAAGGAATGTTTGGTCGTTACTTATGATTTTTGTTTTGATGGTGCCTTTAGGTTTTTCTTTGTTTAGTAGTCAGGCTGAAGCGGTTACGCAAAAACCGACGGAAGGGAAATTGTTTATTCACAAACTAAAGTTTGGTGGAGCACAAGATTTACCGCTAATTACTGGCGATGGGGGCCAGTTAAGTGAATTACCTTCTGGTGCTGCACCCTCACCTGATGTTGAATTCGCAGTCGTTTCACTGAAAAGAAGTAAATTAAGTTCGAGCCCCAGCCAAGCAGAAGCGCTCGCTTATTACAATTCAGTGAAAAACAATCCCAACATCCCTCAAACCACTGGTAAAACGGATGCTGCAGGTATATTTGAAACAAAAACATTACCAGCAGATAAATATCTAGTAGTAGAGCTTACTTCCGAATTGGGTGCAACTAAAATTGCTGCACCAGTTGTTGTTTCCTTGCCGACAATGACTACAGATGGCTCTGCTTGGAACAACCAAGTGCATATTTATACCAAAAACGCCGTAACTTTAGGTGCTGCAAAAACACAAAAATTAACAGAAGATAATCAACCATTGATCGGTGCAACGTTCTCTCTGTATAAAAAAGGACTAGCAGGTCAAGCAGACACGTTAGTTCAGGCTGACCTAGTGTCCCATAGTGACGGTTACACAGATGTGATTGGGAACTTAGTCGTAGGAGACTATTACTTTATTGAAACAAATGCACCCGATAATTTCTTACTGAATGGTAGAAAAGTCGATTTCTCCATCAAACCTGAAAACCACGCTTATGATGAAAGCGGTGCCTTGGATGAAACTAAAGTCGTTTCGACAAGCTTACTCAACTATCTAAAACCGTCGTTATCTGGCGAACGTTTAACTGATGAAAGTACTGATATCGGTCAAACGGTCACTTGGAAAGTGACAACAGATGTACCTAAAAATATCACAGAATATACAAAATACGTGATCACTAATACATTAGAATCACATTTAACGTATATTGGAAATATCATTGTTACACTTGATGGGGTTCAATTGAATCCTTCTTATTACAAAGTAATTGAGTCAAACGGTGTTATCACAATCATCTTTATTGAAGAACTATTCCCTGGATCAAAAGAGCAACTAGCAAGTGGGAATAAACTAACCATTACATTTGACACCACTATCAATCATACCGCAGTACCAGGCACACCTATTTCTAATAATTCTATACTGACGGTAAATAATGGTTATGTGGATGCGACGACAACTCAACCAACACCTCCAACAGTCGAAACTGGCGGACGTAAATTCTTAAAGGTTAATTCTTCACAAAAACCATTAGCAAATGCTGAATTTGTGATTTACAAAAATGCAACTGAAAAAGAAAACAACGGATACAAAGGTCCTCTTTATCTGAAAAAAAATAATGACAAAACCATTACTTGGGTAAAAGAAAAGAATGAAGCTACTGTGCTTACTTCTGATCAAGAGGGTAAATTTGAAGCCTATGGATTAGGATATGGCTCTTACTTCCTAGAAGAAACAAAAGCTCCAAGCGGATATAATTTATTAACAGAAGACAAAAAATTCACAATAGATAAGAAGAGTTACTCAGATGAAGCTCAACTAGTTATTTTGAATACAACTGCACCGACGATTCCAATTACTGGGTCAATCGGAACCATTCTGTTTTTCGTTTTAGGATTAGTTTTAATGGGATTAGCTTTTCTACTTCACAGAAAAAAATATAGTCATGCTTAA
- the sdaAB gene encoding L-serine ammonia-lyase, iron-sulfur-dependent subunit beta produces MSDKKFKYKSAFDIIGPIMVGPSSSHTAGAVRIGKMARELYKHTPQKLMVTFFGSFAETYKGHGTAVAIVAGVLGFETNDERIPDSIEIAEKQGVIIEFLVSAKETEHANTVNLELIDEQEKLNLTAISIGGGSIQLIELNHHSTLLNQDQGNGLVFTTSRPKEAISDITDALESPVFVEVKQLEEESIFFVETVSDISQKLVTKIKELPGVTAVLPTTG; encoded by the coding sequence ATGTCAGACAAAAAATTTAAATATAAAAGTGCCTTTGATATCATCGGCCCAATTATGGTCGGACCCTCCAGCTCGCATACAGCTGGAGCGGTTCGAATCGGAAAAATGGCAAGAGAACTTTATAAACATACGCCCCAAAAATTGATGGTAACATTTTTTGGCTCATTTGCTGAAACCTATAAAGGACATGGGACGGCAGTTGCGATTGTGGCAGGGGTTTTAGGCTTTGAAACAAATGATGAACGGATTCCCGATTCAATCGAAATTGCCGAAAAACAAGGAGTAATCATTGAATTTTTAGTAAGCGCAAAAGAAACAGAACATGCCAATACAGTAAATTTAGAGCTGATTGATGAACAAGAAAAACTGAATTTAACAGCTATTTCAATTGGAGGCGGCAGTATCCAATTAATTGAACTCAATCATCACTCAACGTTATTGAATCAAGATCAGGGCAATGGCTTGGTTTTTACTACAAGTCGGCCCAAAGAAGCTATTTCAGACATTACAGACGCGCTAGAAAGCCCTGTGTTTGTAGAGGTAAAGCAGCTGGAGGAAGAGAGTATTTTCTTTGTTGAAACAGTTAGTGATATTAGCCAAAAATTAGTAACAAAAATTAAAGAACTACCTGGAGTAACTGCAGTCTTGCCAACGACTGGTTAA
- the sdaAA gene encoding L-serine ammonia-lyase, iron-sulfur-dependent, subunit alpha, with protein sequence MFESIEELVQRAKENQCKISEIMITQEIETSGRSRTEIMNQMALNLETMEAAVAKGVQGVRSHSGLTGYDAKKLQDYLDKQAVLTDNIFVKALCYAVATNEVNAAMGMICATPTAGSAGVVPGVLLAFSEKFSSTREEMINFLFTAAAFGFVTANNAMISGAQGGCQAEIGSASGMAAAALVEMAGGTPEQASHGFAIALNNLIGLACDPVAGLVEIPCIKRNAGGTSNAISAAEMALAGIESEIPADEVVETMYRVGRSMPADIRETGIGGLAGTKTGKRIAKELFGIDR encoded by the coding sequence TTGTTTGAATCAATTGAAGAACTTGTACAACGAGCTAAAGAAAATCAATGTAAAATATCAGAGATCATGATTACTCAGGAAATAGAAACTTCCGGACGTAGCCGAACCGAAATCATGAACCAAATGGCCTTGAATCTAGAGACGATGGAAGCCGCAGTAGCTAAAGGCGTTCAAGGTGTCCGTTCTCATTCGGGCTTAACTGGTTATGATGCAAAAAAATTACAGGACTACTTGGATAAGCAGGCGGTATTAACGGATAATATCTTTGTCAAAGCGTTATGTTATGCAGTGGCAACTAACGAAGTCAATGCAGCGATGGGTATGATTTGCGCTACGCCAACAGCGGGTTCAGCAGGAGTCGTTCCAGGTGTGTTATTGGCGTTTAGTGAAAAATTTTCCTCAACGCGTGAAGAGATGATAAACTTTTTATTCACTGCCGCAGCATTTGGCTTTGTGACAGCTAATAATGCGATGATATCTGGTGCACAGGGCGGTTGCCAGGCTGAAATCGGTTCAGCGTCCGGGATGGCAGCAGCAGCGTTGGTCGAAATGGCTGGAGGGACACCAGAACAAGCAAGTCATGGGTTTGCCATTGCTTTGAATAATCTGATTGGTTTAGCCTGTGACCCTGTTGCAGGTTTGGTAGAAATTCCTTGTATCAAAAGAAATGCTGGTGGCACATCTAATGCTATTAGTGCAGCAGAAATGGCGTTAGCAGGAATTGAGAGTGAGATTCCTGCAGATGAAGTTGTAGAAACAATGTATCGGGTTGGTCGGAGCATGCCAGCTGATATTCGTGAAACAGGTATTGGCGGATTAGCTGGAACGAAGACAGGAAAACGAATAGCTAAAGAATTATTTGGCATTGATCGATAG
- a CDS encoding MFS transporter: METQVEKTTNKSSVGLIFALMAGYSMIYMDKSMISTAVLPITKEFNLDAGQTGMIMSFFFLGYSMMQIPGGWLADKIGAKKVLMLSLAIISLFSFAFGTVSSLMLFMVIRFFAGIGHGGYPPSCSKSIADNFPQERRTFIQSLILSTSGIGGILAFTLGTNLINANWRYGYVALGTLFAISLVLVALFVPNQAISKKAGHETKPAIKFSQVITNRNVLVLFVAMLLLNFLLYGNMSWLPSYLAQKFAIDIKTIGYLLAVNAVFQTAATMFAGALLSKLFLGKERLFILSATILAALLVVAFVASNNLVLSMICLISVSMVSVSAFTAIFTWPHKIMDPSIIGSSIGIINTGGTLGGFLAPLILGQLIKAAGGSFTLAFGFMAVASLLCGLCVLGVRKEA; encoded by the coding sequence ATGGAGACACAAGTTGAAAAAACAACAAACAAAAGCAGTGTAGGGCTGATTTTTGCTTTAATGGCTGGTTACTCGATGATTTACATGGATAAAAGCATGATTTCTACCGCTGTTTTGCCGATCACGAAAGAGTTTAATTTAGATGCCGGACAAACGGGTATGATTATGTCCTTCTTTTTCTTAGGCTATTCAATGATGCAAATTCCTGGAGGCTGGTTAGCGGATAAAATTGGCGCTAAAAAAGTCTTGATGCTGTCACTTGCAATTATTTCCCTTTTTTCATTTGCTTTTGGAACAGTTAGTAGTTTGATGTTATTTATGGTTATCCGCTTTTTTGCTGGCATCGGTCATGGTGGCTATCCGCCAAGTTGTTCAAAATCAATTGCTGATAACTTTCCACAAGAAAGAAGAACGTTTATTCAGTCTTTGATTCTTTCGACATCGGGTATTGGTGGGATTTTAGCGTTCACTTTAGGAACGAATTTGATTAATGCTAATTGGCGTTACGGTTATGTGGCTTTAGGGACATTATTTGCAATTTCCCTTGTTTTAGTCGCTTTGTTTGTACCAAATCAAGCGATTAGTAAAAAAGCAGGACATGAAACTAAGCCAGCGATCAAATTTAGTCAAGTGATCACAAATCGTAACGTATTAGTTTTGTTTGTCGCAATGTTGTTATTGAACTTTTTACTTTATGGAAACATGTCTTGGTTGCCAAGTTATTTAGCACAAAAGTTTGCCATTGATATTAAAACAATTGGGTACTTATTAGCAGTAAATGCTGTTTTCCAAACAGCAGCAACAATGTTTGCAGGTGCGTTATTATCAAAATTATTTTTAGGTAAAGAACGTCTGTTTATCCTTAGTGCGACTATTTTGGCGGCGCTGTTAGTTGTTGCTTTTGTGGCGTCTAACAATCTAGTCTTATCGATGATTTGTTTGATTTCTGTCAGTATGGTTTCGGTCAGTGCGTTTACAGCAATTTTTACGTGGCCGCATAAAATCATGGACCCATCAATCATTGGTTCTTCAATCGGAATTATCAATACTGGCGGTACACTAGGCGGTTTCTTAGCACCGCTGATTTTAGGTCAATTAATCAAAGCTGCTGGAGGTTCATTTACTTTAGCATTTGGGTTTATGGCAGTAGCAAGTCTACTTTGCGGACTTTGTGTATTAGGAGTGAGAAAAGAAGCGTAA
- a CDS encoding ClbS/DfsB family four-helix bundle protein, with protein sequence MRTYESKEELIAEIQKRYEKYDEEFESIPERLKDKQIEEVDKSPSENLSYQLGWVNLLLQWEKEEQAGKIVKTPAPGYKWNNLGGLYQSFYEKYGKYSIAEQREMLRIAVDELCTWLSTLSDQELFEPAQRKYATTKAMWPIYKWVHINTVAPFTNFRTKIRKWKKLVL encoded by the coding sequence ATGCGTACGTATGAAAGTAAAGAAGAATTGATCGCTGAGATTCAAAAAAGATATGAGAAATACGATGAGGAATTTGAATCAATACCTGAACGGTTAAAAGATAAGCAGATTGAAGAAGTAGATAAAAGTCCTTCTGAAAATCTTTCTTATCAACTTGGTTGGGTGAATTTGCTTCTGCAATGGGAGAAAGAGGAGCAAGCAGGCAAAATAGTGAAAACACCAGCACCAGGTTATAAATGGAATAATTTAGGCGGTTTATATCAGTCTTTTTATGAAAAATATGGCAAATACAGTATCGCTGAGCAAAGAGAAATGCTAAGAATAGCTGTTGATGAACTATGTACATGGCTATCTACACTTTCTGATCAAGAATTGTTTGAACCAGCACAGCGAAAATATGCGACAACCAAAGCGATGTGGCCAATCTATAAATGGGTACACATCAATACCGTTGCTCCATTTACTAACTTTAGAACGAAGATTCGCAAATGGAAAAAGCTTGTTTTGTGA
- the pgmB gene encoding beta-phosphoglucomutase, with product MKKGFVFDLDGVITDTAKFHYIAWKNLGKSLGITIDEIFNETLKGISRMDSLDKILAHGHRENDFTLDEKEELAKKKNDEYVKLLANLSEEDLLPGVHDFLVQAKQNNIPCAIASASKNAPMILEKLGVLDFFEHIVDPETLKKGKPNPEIFIKAAKSINVEPKDSVGFEDAQAGIEGIKASGMYAVGISTSERLKGADVQVASMEDLTITQF from the coding sequence ATGAAAAAAGGATTTGTTTTTGATTTAGATGGTGTAATTACAGATACCGCTAAATTCCATTATATTGCTTGGAAAAACCTAGGAAAAAGTCTAGGAATCACGATCGATGAAATCTTTAATGAAACGTTAAAAGGAATCAGTCGAATGGACTCTCTGGATAAGATTTTAGCTCACGGTCATCGAGAAAATGACTTCACCCTAGATGAAAAAGAAGAGTTAGCTAAAAAGAAAAATGATGAATATGTTAAACTTCTAGCTAATTTATCTGAAGAGGATTTGTTACCAGGCGTTCATGATTTTTTAGTCCAAGCCAAACAAAACAATATTCCATGCGCCATTGCTTCGGCTTCAAAAAATGCACCCATGATTCTCGAAAAATTAGGGGTTCTAGATTTCTTTGAACATATCGTTGACCCTGAAACCCTAAAAAAAGGGAAACCCAATCCTGAAATTTTCATAAAAGCCGCAAAAAGTATCAATGTCGAGCCAAAAGATTCAGTGGGTTTTGAAGATGCTCAGGCAGGAATCGAGGGAATTAAAGCCTCTGGTATGTACGCTGTAGGTATTTCTACATCAGAGCGATTGAAAGGTGCAGATGTACAAGTCGCTTCGATGGAAGACCTTACAATCACTCAATTTTAA
- a CDS encoding MerR family transcriptional regulator, with the protein MFKISEFSQLTKISPRMLRHYDKLNLLKPTIIEQHTGYRYYTPEQVNQANQILSLKNTGIPLKDVPALLETTVDRTDYFALHRKKIETELAEKKMQLAYLDLLEKKNKNELSYPIEMKTMEETFVLAYRQNVLSYYHEEDLWHNLFSKIREEDVPSLGQSIAVFHSTCSEIIDIEVIVALPKKMSAIYPDIQTFSPGVIASVVTSGAYASIPNVHEAMNEWLHLHQYVLAGAPFNIYHSSPATEEREELYLTEVCYPIKPL; encoded by the coding sequence ATGTTTAAAATCAGCGAATTCTCTCAATTAACCAAGATTAGCCCACGAATGCTGCGCCATTATGACAAACTAAATCTATTAAAACCGACGATTATTGAACAACATACTGGCTATCGCTACTACACACCAGAACAAGTCAATCAAGCAAATCAAATTCTTTCATTAAAAAATACTGGTATCCCCCTAAAGGACGTCCCAGCACTTTTAGAAACGACAGTAGATCGAACCGATTATTTTGCCTTACATCGAAAAAAAATAGAAACAGAATTAGCAGAAAAGAAAATGCAATTGGCTTATTTGGACTTGTTAGAAAAGAAAAATAAGAACGAGTTGAGTTACCCCATCGAAATGAAAACAATGGAAGAAACCTTCGTTCTCGCTTATCGTCAAAACGTACTCTCTTATTACCACGAAGAAGATCTTTGGCATAATCTATTTAGTAAGATAAGAGAAGAAGATGTACCATCATTAGGCCAGTCCATAGCAGTATTTCATTCGACTTGTTCTGAAATCATAGACATTGAAGTGATAGTCGCGCTTCCTAAAAAAATGAGTGCTATTTACCCAGACATTCAAACATTTTCTCCCGGCGTGATTGCCTCTGTTGTAACTAGTGGTGCTTATGCAAGTATCCCAAATGTTCACGAAGCTATGAATGAGTGGCTTCATTTACATCAATATGTACTAGCTGGCGCGCCATTTAATATTTATCATTCCAGCCCTGCCACAGAGGAACGAGAAGAACTGTATCTCACAGAAGTTTGTTACCCAATAAAACCACTATAA
- a CDS encoding amidohydrolase → MNAKQQISELIDAKKDQFIAAADRIWGTPETRFATVESVKPFLEILEKEGFSIEKGVANMEHSFVATYGSGNPVIGILAEYDALGNLSQVADLGEQKAEVNGGNGHGCGHNLLGTGALAGTIGIKDLMEKEQLSGTIKLFGCPAEESGYGKAFMARDGVFDCLDVALTWHPMDTSMAWGLSSLAVYQVYYNFKGISAHAAAAPEHGRSALDAAELMNIGVQFLREHIIDEGRVHYAFMDAGGESANVVQPTASLYYFIRAPKLEQAEKIYKRVNKIAEGAALMTETELEIVFDSACANYIPNRAVTTAMYENFKEFGNLNLTQEDQEYSQRYYDSLNEATKASLIARARQSNPTASEEEIERLGTMPILDQISPLVFSEETSGSTDVGDVSWVCPTAQVLVGCEPQGTPPHSWQWVANGKSSVAHKGLLAAGKTIATTAYDLLTNPELVAQAKAEHQVTVGGKKYQSAIPADVMPK, encoded by the coding sequence ATGAATGCAAAACAACAAATCTCAGAGTTAATCGATGCAAAAAAAGACCAATTTATCGCAGCAGCAGATCGAATTTGGGGAACACCAGAAACAAGATTTGCTACAGTGGAATCTGTTAAACCTTTTTTAGAAATCTTAGAAAAAGAAGGCTTCTCCATTGAAAAAGGTGTGGCGAATATGGAACATTCTTTTGTTGCAACTTATGGTAGCGGGAATCCAGTTATTGGGATTTTAGCAGAATACGATGCCTTAGGAAACCTGAGTCAAGTAGCTGATTTAGGTGAACAAAAAGCAGAAGTTAATGGTGGAAATGGACATGGTTGCGGTCATAATCTGCTAGGAACAGGTGCGTTAGCTGGCACTATTGGTATAAAAGATTTAATGGAAAAGGAACAATTATCAGGAACCATTAAATTGTTTGGCTGTCCAGCAGAAGAAAGTGGTTACGGCAAAGCCTTTATGGCAAGAGACGGCGTGTTTGATTGTCTGGATGTTGCACTAACATGGCACCCGATGGACACAAGCATGGCTTGGGGGCTAAGTAGTTTAGCTGTTTATCAAGTATATTATAACTTTAAAGGAATTTCTGCTCATGCGGCGGCAGCTCCTGAACATGGTCGAAGTGCTTTAGATGCGGCTGAGTTGATGAATATTGGGGTTCAATTTTTACGTGAGCATATTATTGATGAGGGACGAGTTCATTATGCATTTATGGATGCTGGGGGTGAATCAGCGAATGTGGTTCAACCAACAGCTAGCCTATACTACTTTATCCGTGCACCAAAATTAGAACAAGCAGAAAAAATCTACAAACGCGTGAATAAAATTGCAGAAGGTGCAGCATTGATGACGGAAACAGAGCTGGAAATCGTATTTGATTCTGCCTGTGCAAACTATATCCCAAATCGTGCGGTAACGACGGCAATGTATGAAAACTTTAAAGAATTTGGTAACTTGAATCTAACACAAGAAGATCAAGAATATAGCCAAAGATATTATGATAGCTTAAATGAAGCAACAAAAGCTAGTTTGATAGCTAGAGCAAGACAAAGCAATCCAACAGCCAGCGAAGAAGAAATTGAGCGACTTGGAACGATGCCGATTTTAGATCAAATCAGTCCCCTCGTTTTCTCAGAAGAAACTTCTGGATCGACAGATGTCGGTGATGTGAGCTGGGTTTGTCCGACAGCACAAGTTTTAGTAGGATGTGAACCACAAGGAACACCGCCGCATTCTTGGCAATGGGTCGCTAATGGCAAATCATCTGTAGCACATAAAGGATTACTAGCAGCCGGCAAAACAATAGCAACAACAGCATACGATTTATTAACGAATCCTGAACTAGTTGCACAAGCGAAAGCAGAACATCAAGTCACAGTTGGTGGCAAAAAATATCAATCTGCGATTCCAGCAGATGTTATGCCGAAATAA
- a CDS encoding class C sortase — protein MGVIFLIGFLIFSYPILSNLYANFYHTRVIDTYQKEVNQKSRNEKLKLVKDMMNYNKDMVTGGELVGKDPFDKNKTNGSEKKEKKHKVIDALQNKLGDVIGYITIPEINAKLPIYSGASDLQLQKGIGVLEGTSLPIGGKSTHSVLTGHRGLPSSKLFSDLPNLKKGDTFFIDILGETHEYRINQIKTVLPEDITDLKILPEKDLITLLTCTPYMINTHRLLVRGERIPLEKKTKEKKMTNWCCYINTALLVILLLVLLLFWRYVHKMNKEQQRKEEQRLKRKKKKSRKKD, from the coding sequence ATGGGTGTTATTTTTCTTATTGGGTTTCTGATATTTTCCTACCCGATCCTAAGTAATTTATATGCTAATTTTTATCATACTCGTGTAATTGATACCTATCAAAAAGAGGTCAATCAAAAATCGCGCAATGAAAAACTGAAGCTAGTAAAAGATATGATGAACTATAATAAAGATATGGTTACCGGCGGCGAATTGGTAGGTAAAGATCCATTTGATAAAAACAAGACGAACGGATCAGAGAAAAAAGAAAAAAAACATAAAGTTATTGATGCGCTCCAAAATAAACTAGGAGACGTCATAGGATACATCACAATTCCAGAGATAAATGCCAAACTGCCAATTTACAGTGGTGCCTCTGATTTACAATTACAAAAAGGGATTGGTGTTTTGGAAGGAACCTCTCTACCTATCGGTGGAAAAAGTACGCATAGTGTCCTTACTGGTCATCGAGGGCTGCCAAGTTCAAAGCTTTTCTCAGACTTACCTAATTTAAAAAAGGGAGATACTTTTTTTATTGATATCCTTGGCGAAACACATGAGTACAGGATCAATCAAATCAAAACTGTTTTACCAGAAGATATCACCGATTTAAAAATTCTGCCTGAAAAAGATTTGATTACACTGCTTACTTGTACGCCTTATATGATTAATACCCACCGTCTGCTTGTCAGAGGTGAACGTATACCATTAGAAAAGAAAACAAAGGAGAAAAAAATGACAAATTGGTGCTGCTATATAAATACCGCTCTTCTAGTCATCCTCCTCCTAGTCCTTTTACTATTTTGGCGTTACGTACACAAAATGAACAAAGAACAACAGCGGAAAGAAGAACAACGCTTAAAACGAAAGAAGAAAAAAAGCCGTAAAAAGGACTGA